CACGCGAGATGACCCGCTGATCACGCGTGATGCCTCTTTCGTCACGCGAAACTGCCGTGCCTGCCTTCGCCGCCGGCGAAGCGGGCCGCGCCGTCGACCGCTTCCGCGGCCAGGGTCCCGGTGCCCATCGCCGCGCCGAACTCCGCGGCCAGGGCGTCCTCTTCGGACTTTCCCCACTGGCCGAGTGCCGAAAGCCGGTCGCCGCGCAGGCAGGCCTGCGGGAACGCCGCGAGCTGCCGAGCCAGCTCCTGCGCCGCCGAGACGGCTTCGCCCGCCGGCACGAGCCGGTTCGCCAGGCCGATGTCCAGGGCCTCGGCGGCCTCGACCGGGCGGCCGGTGAGGATCAGGTCCATCGCCCGGGACTGGCCGATCAGGCGCGGGAGCCGCACCGTCCCGCCGTCGATCAGCGGGACGCCCCAGCGCCGGCAGAACACGCCGAACACGGCCGTGGCGTCCGCGACGCGCAGGTCGCACCACAAGGCCAGCTCGAGCCCGCCCGCGACGGCGTGCCCGTGCACCGCCGCGATCACCGGCTTGCCGAGCGTCATCCGGGTCGGCCCCATCGGGCCGTCCCCGTCCGGGTGGGTCCGGTTCACCCGGTCAGTGCCGATCGCCTTGAGGTCCGCGCCCGCGCAGAACGTGCCGGCGGCCCCGGTCAGCACCGCCACCGCGGCGTCCGGGTCGGCGTCGAAGGCGCGGAAGGCGGCGGCCAGCTCCGCCGCGGTGGGCCTGTCGACGGCGTTGCGCGCGGACGGCCGGTCGATGGTGATCGTGGTCACCACGCCGTCGCGCCGGACCAGCACGTTGGGGGCCATCGCCGCTCCTGGGTTGATCGACCGGGGTTGATCGAGGTGTCTTCCGGGCAAGCCTTCCCTAGAGTATTGGGGTGGCCACTCCCAGGACGGGGACGGCGAGCCGGGGAGGACGCACATGTCGGGCGGCGTGAAGAAGATCTTCATCGTGGGTGTGGTCGCGCTCGTGCTGTTCTTCCTCATCACCCAGCCCCACCAGTCCGCCGACTTCGTGCACCGCGTCCTCGGCTGGCTCAAGGACGGCGCCGAAGCGATCGTCACGTTCGTCCGGGCGCTCTTCTCCTGACCTGCCGGACCCGCGCGCCGGCCCCGCTTCGGGCGGCGCCGGTGGCTACCGTGCGTGTTAGCGGACGGTAAATCACCCAGCGTCACCGATCTCGGATTTCGGACTCCACGCTCGACCATCCGGGTGGATTGCGCCCCAAAACGCGCAGGTCGGCGAATTCGTGGCAGCCGGGGTCTGGCGAAGAAGACCACCCCGGCCCTACGGTGCTCACATTGCGTGATCGGGTGGTTCGCCACCCCCTCGGAGAACCCCGATACGCAGGCAGTTTCCACTCAGCAAGGTGCAGGTTGGTGCGTGCGGCACCACCGCGTGGGACAGGCGTCAGGGCCTGTCCGTCGGGGACCTACCAAGGAGGCAGGGATGACCGGAGATCCCGGAGTGGACGCGTTGATCCGGCAGTGGGCCGCCGAGCGCGAGAGGACCCCGGAGGAGCAAGAGGTCGACCGCATCGCGTCCGCGTGGCTGGCCGACGCTCCCCCAGCCGCCCCGGGCATCCCCGGCCAGCGCGCCCGGACCGGATCGTCGCGGTTCGTCCCCGTCGAGTCGGCCGACCCCGGCTACCTCGCCGCGATGCGCAGCCGGCTGCCGGAGGTGCCCGAAGAGCTCCTCACGGCCGCCGCGGGCTGGTGGCAGATGGTCGGCGGCGTCGCCGAGGCCGAGGAGTGGTGGGACGCCGGCATCAGCCCGCTCGACCAGCGGGCCCTCGACTACCGGGCGGCCGGGCTCGCGCCGTCCGACCTGAGCCGCCGGCTCGGGCCGATGACCGTCCTGCAGCACCTGCGCCGAGGCAGCGCCCCGGCCTGGTGCGTGGCGCGGCTTTCGCGCCAGCAGAAGTCCGCTTGAGTTCGGCACGGCCGGGTGAACCGGCGTGGTGAGAGGATCTCGACGTCCCGCGTAACGCTAACCTGCGCGGGCTCGTTGAGCATTCGTCGACAATCACGCCGGAGGACCGGAGTTTCGTGCGCAGGAGTACCGGAAAGACCGAGGACGACCGGATCGACGCCGTCGACCAAGCCGCCCCCGCCGCCCCGGCACCGTCGCCGCGCTCCGCGGGTGTGGCCGTCCTCACCCGGCTGATCGTCGTCCTCGCCGTGCTGGCGGTCGCCGGCGGCGGCGTCTGGCTCGTCACCCGCGCATCGACGCCGGAGGCGAGCCCGACCACCACCGAGATCCCCGCTTTGCAGGTCAAGGCGGCCGACGTCCGCCCGGGGTCGGTCGCCCCGGCCGGCGGCGCGG
This window of the Amycolatopsis balhimycina FH 1894 genome carries:
- a CDS encoding crotonase/enoyl-CoA hydratase family protein — encoded protein: MAPNVLVRRDGVVTTITIDRPSARNAVDRPTAAELAAAFRAFDADPDAAVAVLTGAAGTFCAGADLKAIGTDRVNRTHPDGDGPMGPTRMTLGKPVIAAVHGHAVAGGLELALWCDLRVADATAVFGVFCRRWGVPLIDGGTVRLPRLIGQSRAMDLILTGRPVEAAEALDIGLANRLVPAGEAVSAAQELARQLAAFPQACLRGDRLSALGQWGKSEEDALAAEFGAAMGTGTLAAEAVDGAARFAGGEGRHGSFA